The genomic DNA GAGATGTCGTGTGGTCCGGGTTTCAATTCCGGATGTTATCGATCCGATCCCGAGATTATCCACATCCTTCCGCATCACTGGCGCGTTCCGCACCCTCCGACCGCCGTCACTTCTCTCGGACCGTCCCGCCGGACAGCCCCTCCCACTCGACGCGATAGCCCAGTCTGGAGAGGGCCGCGCTCGCGTCGTCCAGCCCGTACTCGTCGAGCACCGCCTCCACCTCGGCGAGGTCCATCCCCGGTTCGATGCGGTCGGCAAGTGCCTCCAGCACGGTGGGGCGGACGAGCGTCCGGCCGACCCGCTCGTGCCCGGGGAAGGCCTTCCGCTCGACCGCAGCCGCACCGACGCCGTGGCGCGCCGCGAGCGCCGCCAGCGTGACGACGTCGTCCTCGGGGACGAGTTCGTCCGGCAGGTCGGCCGCCGCGTCCGCCAGGAGGTCGTCCTCGTAGGCCCGGAGCGCGTCGACCACGTCCTTCACCCGGACGCTCCCCCGGTAGGGGATGGCGCCCTCGGTCAGTTCCGCGACCGCCTCGCCGACGCCGAGCGACTCGTCGACGGCGACCAGCATGGTCACGTCCTCCAGTGTCTCGAGTCGCGAGAGCTTCTTCTCCACGTACGCCGGCGTCCAGAAGCCCATGATCTCGAAGAAGACGCGGAAGTCCGCGTGGTGGTAGTCGAACGCGAAGTCCGGGATGACCACGTGCGCGCCGCTGGCGAGCGGTTCGGGCTCGCGGACGAGGTCCCAGTCGAGGTCGAGCGACGCGAAGCGAGTGGCGAAGTCGCGCTCGACACCCGAGTCGTACGTCGGCTCGGCGACCGGTTCGGTGCCGGGGACCGAGAGGTCATCGTCCGTGAGGACCAGCTCCCGCTCGGTCCCGCGGTCGTCGACGGTCGCCTCGAGCCGCCACGCCGGCGCCGTCGCGACGGTCCGCAGGAGCCGGGCGAACCGGGTGCCGTAGCGCCGCGAGCGGGAGAAGGGCGCGCTCGGGCCCGTGACCACGACCTCGCGGTCGCCCGGCCCCGCGTCCCGGTCGCCCGCCGCGACACGGCGGACCTCGTACATCAGCCGGAGCCGCTTGACCGCCGAGACGAGTTCCTTCGGCTCGGCCGAGCGGACCCGGACCTCCAGCGCGTCGAACAGGGCCGTCTGCGCGAGCGAGAGGTCGTACTGTGCGACGAGCGATTCCGGGTCGTAGCGCGGGTCGAACGCGGTGAGGACCTGGCGGGACTCGAGGTCGGCGTACAGCGAGTCGGCCACGTCATCGGGCGCAGCGTCGAGCCCCTCGGCCGCTCGCGCGAGGGCGGTCTCGCGTTCGGCCCCGGTGACGACGCCGACCGCCTCCGCGGCCTCGAAGGCGGCCGCCCGCGCCCGCCGTGGCTCAACCGCCGCCCGCGTCTCGAAGGCGGCCTCCCGCTCCAGCAGTTTGGCGAACCCCCGGACCAGCTTGAAATCGCTCGTGTCGCGCTCGAGGTCGGTCAGCGCCTCGTCCAGCGTCGCCCGCTCCTCGGCGACGTGGCCCTGGTACACGCCCAGCACGCGGGCCGCGAGGTCGCTCGCGTCGGGGTCGTCACCGACGAACTGGGGGTGGTACCCACCTCCAGCGCGCGAGACGCGGAGCAGGTCCTTCGTCAGCATCCGGTCGGGTGGTCGGCGAGCGGCCGGTTAAGCGCTCCGTCGCATGGTCGGCCGCCGTCCGTCGGGCCGAGACCCCCCTCGGCAGCGACCCCGATCGTGCTAGAGGTTTACAATCCCCCGGCTGGAGAGGCCGGCCATGAGCCCACACACGGTCTCGGTCGGTATCCCCCTCGCCGGGACGGTCCTCGGGATGGCGATCATGATCCTCGGCGTCCTGCAGGGCGGCATCAACGCGACGCTGCTGGTCGGGACGCTGGTGATGATGGGTGGGATCGGCTATCTGGCGCGCGACCTCATCATCCTCGAGGAGGAGACGGAGCCGGAGACACCCCACTGACGCCGTGGCGGGCGTGCTGAGAGGTGTGCTCCGGCGACACGCCCCCGGGAACCAGTTAAGTACCTGCGTTACGCTGTGCCACGACATGGACAGCGGAGGGTGGTCATGAGCCTCGACGGTGCGAGGCTCGACCTCGACCACGTCCGGCAGGCCGTCCACGACTCCCCGGCGGCGGAGGTCGCCACGGCGGCCGGAGATCGCCCGCGGACGTACCCATTGAGTCCGTTCTACGACGAGGAGCGCGAGGCCGTGGTCGTCACCTCGCCGCCCGCGTACGCCGGGAAGGTGGACACGGTCCGGGAGAACCCGAAGCTGTCGTTGCTGTTCTACGACGCCGACGAGCCGTTCGTCCTGTACGGCCGCGGGACCGTCCGCGACGACGACCTCGAGGCGAACGCCGAGTACGTACAGGACCTCATCCGCTCGGAGCCGCCCTCGGAGAAGCGCGAGGGGTTCACGAAGACCTCCTCGGTGCTCGACTCGCGCATCGGCCGGTTCCTCTTCGGCTGGTACGCCCTCCGGCTGGTCGTGGAGGTCGAACCGGTGCGGGTCGAGCCGCTCGGCGACGCGAGGCCAGGGTCGTTGCCCCCCTGGCCGGAACAGGGCATCGACACGACGGAGGCCGAGTCCTACGACCGGCTGGCGCTGACCGTCGTCGACGAGGACGGCTGGCCGACGACGCGGACGGTCCGTGGCGTCGAGCGCCAGGGAGCGGACACCCTCGCGCTGGAGACGCCGCTGCCGGTCACGGACGGACAGTCCGCCTGCCTCCTCTGTCACTGGCACACGCCGGACCTCTCGAAGCTCGGCCAGCGGCTGTTCCGGGGCCGCGTCTCGACCACCGACGGGGCCGACCGCGTCCGCTTCGAGCCCGGTAGCTCGACATCGATGCGGAACGCGACGCTCCTCGACCGCCTGAAGTTCATCTGGACGGGCAAGCGCCGGACGCGGGCGTACTTCCGGAGACAGGAGGAACCCGGCGCCTGAGTCCGACCGGGAGGGGCGTCAGACGCCGTAGAGCACCGCGATGCCGACCGTGACCACGACCGCCAGGAGCAACTGCAGCGGGAGTCCGACCCGGGTGAAGTCGGTGAACCGGTAGCCGCCCGGCCCGTACACCATCAGGTTGGTCTGGTACCCGATGGGAGTGGCGAAGGCGGCCCCGCCGGCGAACAGGACCGCCAGCAGGAACGCGAACCCGTCGGCGCCGACCCGGGAGGCGGTGTCGACGGCGACGGGTATCATCAGGACCGTCATCGCGACCGGGGTGATGAGGGCGGCGACCAGCCCGGAGACGACGAAGACCAGTCCCAGCAGCACGAGCGTCGGGACGAAGGCGCTGACCTCCGCGAGGAGAGCCGCCACCAGCGCCGCACCCCCGGTCCGCTGGAGCGCCATCCCGAGCGGGAGGATGCCGGCCAGCAGGAAGATGACGTTCCAGGAGACGGCGTCGTACGCCTGCCGGGTGGAGAGGCAGTCGGTAACGAGCATCACGAAGACGCCGGCCAGCGCCGCGATGACGATGGGCAGCAGGTCGAGGGCGGCCACCAGCACGACCCCCGCGAGCGTCGCGAGCGCGATGGGGGTCCGGTCCGAGAGTGGCTCGGGCTCCACCTCGTCGAACCCGAGCGGACGCTTCGGCTCGCGCACCAGGGCGAGGTCGTCCGTGTCGGTGAGGTACTGCGCCGCGGCGGGCGTCGTCTGGAGCAGGAGTGTGTCACCGGCCCGGAGGCGGCGCTCGGCGAGGTCCTCGCGGAGCAGTTCCCCCTCGCGCTTGACCGCCAGGACCGTCGTATCCAGGCGCCGGGTGAGGATGCTCTCGCCGATACTGGTGCCGACGAGGTCCGAGTCCGGGAGCACGACGGCCTCGACCAGCTGTCCCCGCTCGCCCAGCAGGTCCTCCTCGGTGACGACCTCGCGGGGGAGCTGCCGGAGCGTGTATCGCTCGACGAGGCGGTTCAGGTCCCGCAACGTCGACCGGACGACCAGCGCGTCACCCGTCTCGACGATACGGTCGGTCGTCGCCGCGATGACACCCTCGCCATCGCGCTCGATGCGCAGCAGGTCCGCCCGAACCTCCTCGTCGCCATCGATGACCTCCTGGACCTCGTGGACCGACTCGCCCACGAACGGTGATTCCTCGCGGACGGTGACCAGCGAGAGGTGGTCCTCCATCTCGTAGGCCTCCGTCAGGTCCGTGTCGACGGCCACCCGCTCCGGGACGAGCCACCGGCCGACAGTCACGAGGTAGACGATACCGACGACGAGGACGACGATTCCGAGTGGCGTGAACTCGAACATCCCGATGGGGCCACGATCCAGCAGGTCGACGGCGAGGTCACTGGCGATGAGGTTGCTCGCCGTCCCGACCAGCGTGAGCTTGCCGCCCAGCATCGCGGCGAACGACAGCGGCATGAGCAGCCGCGACCGCGAGATGCCGGCCTGTTCCGCGAGGTCGGTCACCATCGGGATGAACACCGCGACGACGGGCGTGTTGTTGACGAAACCCGCCGAGAGACCGGTCGTGGAGACCGTGGCCGCCAGCACGCGCCGCTCCTCACCACCCGTGATCCGGCCCAGGAAGAGCCCAAGTCGCTCGACGATACCGGTCCGCTGGACCCCCTCGCTGAGGATGTACATCGCCAGGACGGTGAGCGTCGCGGCGCTCCCGAACCCCGACAGGGCCTCGGCGGGCGAGACCTGCGTGAGCGGTTCGAGGACGGCCAGTGCGACCAGGATTCCGATGGCGGTCACGTCGGGCGGGAGTTTCTCCGAGACGAACAGCGCCAGTGCCGCGAACACGAGGCCGAACGTCACGGCCATCCCCGTCGTCACTGGCGGCAGTGCCATACCAGGTCGGCGACGGCCCCCGACAAAACGATTTGCCCTGTTCCTCCATTCGAGGCGGAGCGGACCGCCTCACCGACGACGGCGGGCGACCCGTTCCTCTGCGGTCTCCTCGGTGACGAGTTCGTAGAGGAGTGCCCGCCCACCGTCCGCCTTCGGCCGGAGCACCCGGCCGAGCCGCTGTGTGAACTCGCGCTCGCTCCCGCTCCCCGAGAGCACCACGGCGACGTTCGCGTCCGGCACGTCGACGCCCTCGTCGAGGACGTTGGCGGTCACGACGCGCGAGTAATCGCCCGCGCGGAACCTCTCGAGGATCTCCCGGCGCTCGGGGGCCGCGGTCTCGTGCGTGATGGCGGGCATCAGGAACCGCTCCGAGAGGCGGTAGACGAGGTCCGTGTACGCGGTGAACACGATGACGCGGTCCCCGCGATGACGGTCCAACACGCGCTCCAGCTCGCGCACCTTGTTCTCGGCGTTCATCATCACCTCGCGGGCGCGCTGCTTGGCGAGCAGCGCCTCCCGGGCCCGGGGGTCGTTGCCGGAGCGCTTGACCAGTTCCTGGTAGTCGCTGCCCGAGCGCAACTGGATACCCGACTGCGCGAGGTAGTCCGTGAAGGTGCCCTGGAACTCCTCGTAGCGTTCGCGCTCCCCGGGCGTGAGTTCGACCGCGACCCGCTTGATGTCGAAGTCCGCGAGGTGGTCGCCGGCGAGGTCATCGGCCGAGAGCCGGTGGACCACGGGCCCGACCAGCTCCTCGATGACCTCGTGGGCGCCGTCGGGTCGCTCGAAGGTGGCGGTCAGTCCCATCCGGGCGGGCGCCGCCAGCAGGCGGGCGATGTCGCGGTACCCCTCGCCGCCCAGGTGGTGGACCTCGTCGAAGACGACCAGTTCGAACCGACCACCGAGTTCGTCCGCCCGGAGGTAGGCCGAGTCGTAGGTGGAGACGGTGATATCCTCGACGCGCTGTTCGCCGCCGCCGAGGCGGCCGACCGGTACGTCGAACTCCGCAGCGAGTTCGCGCTCCCACTGGTCCAGCAGGTCGATAGTCGGGACGACCACGAGCGTCGGCGCCGACCGGGCGGCGATGGCCGCGATGGCGACGACGGTCTTCCCGCTCCCGGTCGGGAGTTCGAGCACCCCGCGACAGTCGGCGTCGCGCCACGCGTCCAGCGCGTCCCGCTGGTAGTCCCGGAGCTCGTAGGCGGTCGTCAGGTCGGGGAGGTCGGCGGGCGCGAGAACCGAATCCACCACCGCCACGTCCCGCTCGGCGAGGGCGTCCCGGAGGTCCGCGTAGCGATGGGCGGGCGCACGCCACGACTCCGAGCGGTCGTCGTAGGTGACGCCGGGGAGGTCCGCGACGACGGACTCGGGACCGCGGAGCAGGACGGTCCCCTCGTCGAAGTGCAGACGGACGGTGTCGGCGTCGGTCACGTCAGGCGGTCCGTGACGGGACGTGTTGAATCCGGCGGGGTGGCTGCGTCGGAATACGAACGATATTACCGGGCCAAAAGACAACCATGCAGATTATTTCGGGTATAGTTGACTAAAATGGCTGATACTCCCGTTCACATCGGGTCAGACAACCAGTCGACCCGGTACCTACGTAGTAGCCGACCTCCGTGATGAACAGGAGGACCGTCGCCCCGAGGACGGCCCAGACGACCGTCGCAACGCTCTGCGGGACGGCCATCCTGACCGCGGGGAGCTCCACGACGGCGAAGACCAATGCGTACCCGGCGATGATGACTGCCAGTTCGAGCGCGATTCGGGAGCGGGGTCGCATGCCGGGGGGGCTGCGGTGCCTGCGGAATACGGGTTCCCCACGCCGGTTCTACAACCCTTATCCGCTACCGTCGCCAACCCCGAGCCATGAGCGAGAAGGACGCCGCGGCCGACGGCGAGGACGCGGCGGACATCGACGGAGCAGTCGAGGACGACGCCCCCACGGACGTCGAAGCCGACGAGGACCTCGTGGCCCGGGTCGAGGAATCCGACCCGGAGACCATCGCCCGCGAGATCGCCTCGCTCCGGTCGGCCCGCCACGATGCCGAGGACGCCGCCGCGGAGTACGAGGAACGGGTAGAGGAGCTCGAGGAGAAACTCAAGCGCAAGCAGGCGGAGTTCCAGAACTTCAAGAAGCGGATGGAGCGCAAGCAGGAGGAGCAGAAGGCCCGCGCCACGGAGGAACTCGTCGAGCGCCTGCTCGACGTGCGGAACAACCTCGTCCGGGCGCTCGAGCAGGACGAGGACGCGGATATCCGTGGCGGGGTGCGGACGACGCTGGACCAGTTCGACCGCGTGCTCGACGCCGAGAACGTGGTCGCCATCGAGCCGGAGCCGGGCGAGGAGGTCGACCCGCAGCGCCACGAGGTGCTGATGCGCGTCGACAGCGACCAGCCGGAGGGGACCGTCGACGAACTCCACCGACCGGGCTACGAGATGGCCGAGAAGGTGCTGCAGGCCGCACAGGTGACCGTCTCCGACGGCGCGGACGAGTAGCGACCGGCGACGACAGCGATCCGGCGCCCCCCGAGTCCGTCTGGTCGACGGGCCACCCACCGGGGCCACCCTTTTGCGGCCAGCCCGCCCACGCTCGGGTGATGAGGGACTGCGGCCATCGCCGGCTCCGGCGAGGACCAGGGGCCCGACCGTGAGCGGGGCCGCCCCGCTCCGGGTGATGACGTACAACGTCCGGTACGCCGCGCTGGACGACGGCCCGCGGGCGTGGGAGCACCGCCGGGATGCGGTGGCATCCACGGCCCGGGTCCACCGGCCGGACGTGCTCTGTCTGCAGGAGGTCTGGCAGGACCAGCTCCCCGACCTGCGCGAGCGACTGCCCGGGTACGAGTGGGCCGCCGAGCGCCAGCGGACGGGCGAACACACGCCAGTCGGCTACCTGCCGGATCGGCTGGCCGTCGAGGGGATGGACGTCTTCGCGCTGGCTCCCGACCCGGAGGACATCGGCACGGTCGCATGGGACGCCGCTGTCCCGCGGGTGGCGACCGAGGTCCGGTTCCGCGACCGACGCGGGGACGCGACGTTCGACCTCGTCAACGTCCACTTCGACCACGCGGGCGCGCTGGCACGTCGCGAGAGCGCACGCCTCGTGCGCGAGCGCCTGGCCGGGAGCCGTGCGTTGCTCGTGGGGGACCTCAACGCCCGCCCGGCGTCCGACCCGTACCGCTCGCTCGTCGGGCATCCCGGGCCGTTCGCCGACGCCAGACTGGTGGCGGAGACACGGTTCGGCCCCGGGGAGACGTTCGTGGGCTTCGCCGGGGAGGGTGTCGAGGACGGGACGGAGTTCGCCCCGACGACCGGCAAGCGCATCGACTACGTCCTCGTCCGTGGCTTCGATGTCGACCTCTACGCGACCGTCGCCGACGTGGATGCGACCTGGCGCCATGCCTCCGACCACCTGCCCGTCGTGGCCGATTTGCGGCCGGCGATCCCGGACTGACCCGCGCCGGGTCCCGGACGACGCGCTTGTGATGCGCTTCTGTTTGTACGTATCGGTCGCGGCTGAATGGTGAACACGAAACCGCAAGCGGGCGACGGGGTCGCTACGAGGCGAATCGACCCGATTCAGCAAGGCTTAACGGCGCAAGACTGCTACTCCAGTCCAACAATGGCGAGCAACAAGATCCTCGGCATCGACCTGGGGACCACCAACTCCGCGTTCGCAGTGATGGAAGGTGGCGACCCGGAGATCATCGCGAACGCCGAGGGCGACCGCACCACCCCCTCCGTGGTAGCGTTCACCGACGACGGCGAGCGGCTCGTCGGCAAGCCCGCGAAGAACCAGGCCGTCCAGAACCCCGAGCGGACCATCCAGTCCATCAAGCGGCACATGGGCGAGGACGGCTACACGGTCGACATCGAGGGCGAGGAGTACACGCCGGAGCAGATCTCGGCGATGATCCTCCAGAAGATCAAGCGCGACGCCGAGGAGTACCTCGGCGACGAGGTCGAGAAGGCCGTCATCACGGTCCCCGCGTACTTCAGCGACCGCCAGCGCCAGGCGACGAAGGACGCCGGCGAGATCGCCGGCTTCGAGGTCGAGCGCATCATCAACGAGCCGACGGCCGCGTCGATGGCGTACGGCCTCGACGACGAGTCCGACCAGACCGTCCTCGTCTACGACCTCGGCGGGGGGACCTTCGACGTCTCCATCCTCGACCTGGGCGGCGGCGTCTACGAGGTCGTCGCCACGAACGGGGACAACGACCTCGGCGGCGACGACTGGGACCAGGCGCTCATCGACCACCTCGCCGACGAGTTCCAGAGCGAACACGGCATCGACCTCCGCGAGGACCGGCAGGCGCTCCAGCGGCTCAAGGACGCCGCCGAGGAGGCGAAGATCGAGCTCTCCAACCGGAAGGAGGCAACCGTCACGCTCCCGTTCATCGCGGCCGACGACGACGGACCGAAGGACCTTGAGGAGACCATCACCCGCGCGAAGTTCGAGTCGCTCACCTCGGACCTACTCGACCGGACGGTCGGCCCGACGGAGCAGGCCCTCTCGGACGCCGGGTACGACAAGGGCGACATCGACGAGGTCCTCCTCGTCGGCGGGTCGACCCGGATGCCGCAGGTCCGCGAGAAGGTCGAGGAGATGACCGGACAGGACCCGCGCAAGTCCGTCAATCCGGACGAGGCCGTCGCGCTGGGTGCGGCCATCCAGGGTGGCGTCCTCTCGGGCGACGTGGACGACATCGTCCTGCTGGACGTGACGCCGCTCTCGCTCGGTATCGAGGTGAAGGGTGGCCTGTTCGAGCGGCTCATCGAGAAGAACACCACCATCCCGACCGAGGAGTCGAAGATCTTCACGACCGCGGCGGACAACCAGACGATGGTCAACGTCCGCGTCTTCCAGGGTGAGCGGGAGATGGCCGAGAGCAACGAGCTGCTCGGCGAGTTCCAGCTCACCGGCATCCCGCCCGCGCCGGCCGGCACGCCCCAGATCGAGGTGACGTTCAACATCGACGAGAACGGCATCGTCAACGTCGAGGCCGAGGACAAGGGCTCGGGCAACAAGGAGGACATCACCATCGAGGGCGGCGCGGGCCTCTCCGACGACCAGATCGAGCAGATGCAGGAGGAGGCCGAGGAGCACGCCGAGGAGGACCAGAAGCGCCGCGAGTTCGTCGAGACGCGCAACGACGCCGAGTCGGCCGTCCAGCGTGCCGAGACGCTGCTCGACGAGAACGAGGAGGAGATCGACGACGACCTCCGGGGCGACATCGAGGCCGAGATGGAGCGCGTCGAGGACGCCCTCGACGAGTACGAGGACGTCGAGTTCGAGGAGATCGACGAGGCCACGGAGGCCCTGGAGTCGGCGACCGAGAGCCTGACCCAGGAGCTGCAGGAGATCGGCAAGCAGATGTACCAGCAGCAGGCCCAGGCCGGCGCCGGCGGTGCCGGTGCTGGCGCCGCGGGCGCCGGTCCGGGCGGCATGGGCGGCGGCCCCGGCGGCATGGGTGGCGGTCCGGGCGGTGCCGGCCCCGGCGCCGAGGCCGACGACGAGGAGTACGTCGACGCCGACTTCGAGGACGTTGACGAAAACGACGAAAACTGAGTCGTTTTCGTCAGCCCGTCGGACTACGTCCGACGACGTCGACGACGACGAGGAGTAGCTGGTCAGTTCGCGGCGGTCAGCCCCCGATACTTTTGCGACGGTGGCTCCTTGTTCCCACATGAGCGACACGGGTGGGGATGAACTGACCGAGTCCGAGCGCGAGCTCATCCGGCAGCTGGACGACGCGCGGGTCGTCGAGATGCTGGAGACCGAGGGGAGCCTGACCGATTCGGACGCGGACCGGACCCGTGTGCAGAAACAGCTGCTCGACGACCTCGGGTTGTTCGACATCGATCCGGCGGAGTACGATCTCTCGGATGCCCTCCGGAACCGTATCGAGCACCTGCGGTACGTCAACGTCGAGGGCACGGCCCAGCGGGAGCCGTCGGCAGCGGTCAGGCGGGAGGTGGCCGAGCGGCTCCGCGAACTCGGCTACGAGCCATCACCATCCGACGACGACGGCCAGTAGGGGTCTCCCTGCGACTCAGACAGTCCACTCGCCATCGATGATCGCAAGCGCCCGCTCGGCCTGCGCCGGGACGCCCTCGCCCATCCGCTCGTACATCGGGTCGTCGACGCCACCCCGCAGGTAGCGGGCGTAGAACATCTCCCCGAGCGCGGCCATCTTGAACGCCGCGAGCGCCAGGTAGAAGCGCCGGTTCTCGAACTCACGGCCGCTCCGCCGCTCGTACCGCGCGACGAACTCGGTGCGCGTGGGGTAGTCCCCGTGGGCCAGGAACGACGGGGCGAACCGCTCGTCGGCGACGACATCCGTGCCGCCGTCGGGTGCCATCTCGTCCGGCCAGAAGTGGAGCGCGTACCCGAGGTCGGCGAGCGGGTCGCCCAGCGTCGACATCTCCCAGTCGAAGACGCCGGCGATGTGGGGCTCATCGTCGGGCGCGAACATCACGTTGTCGAGCTTGTAGTCGCCGTGGACGAGCGCGTGGTCGCTCTCCCCGGGCACGTTCTCGGCGAGCCAGGAGCCGACCTCGTACAGCTCGGGCACCTCGCGTTCCTCGCTCGTGGTGTCGACCGCCCAGATGACCGCCTCCTGGAACCGCTCGACCTGACGTTCGAGGTAGCCCTCCGGGTAGCCGAAGTCGCCGGCCACGAGGCCGACGGCGTCGTAGTCCACGTCGTGGACGGCCACGAGCGCGTCCACGAAGGCGTCCGCGAGCGCCTCCCGTCGCGTGGGCGTGGCGAACCGTTCGGGCTCCTCCGTGTAGATGACGTCGCCGGCGACGCGGTCCATGACGTAGAACGGGGCGCCGAGGATGGATTCATCGTCGCACGACGCGACGGTCGGCGCGACCGGCACAGCCGTCCCCTGGAGCGCGTCGAGGATGCGATACTCGCGGAGCACGTCGTGGGCGGTGTCGGCGGTCTCGTCCGGCGGCGGCCGGCGGACGACGAGTTCCCGGTCGCCCCACGTCACGAACAACGTCTCGTTGGAGTAGCCCCCGCCCTCGCCCGTCACGTCGAGCGAGTCGGCGGGACCGACCTCGCGGTCGAGGAAGGACGACAGCGCCGCCGTATCGAGGGCCGAATCGGCCGGGTCGGACATGGCACTGAGGCCGGGTGGAACGGGCAAATAGCTTCCCCCGGAGCGGTCCGTGGCTCCGGGAGCGGCGGCTCAGTCCGCGATTCCCTCCCGCTCCCGCAGACTCTGGCGGCGCACCTTCCCGGTCGTCGTCCGGGGGAGTTCGTCCACGAACTCCACCTCGCGGGGATACTCGTACTTCGCCAGGCGGTCCTTCACGTGGTCCATCAGCGCCGAGCGGAGGTCGTCGCTCGCCGCCTGCCCGTCCGCGAGCACGACGAACGCCTTCGGGATCTCGCCGCGCTCCTCGTGGGGCACACCGATGACGGCGGCGTCGGCGACGGCGTCGTGGCTGGCCAGCGAGTCCTCGATCTCCTCCGGGCCGATGCGGTAGCCCGAGGAGATGATGACGTCGTCCTTCCGGGCCTCGAACGAGAAGTAGCCGTCCTCGTCGACCGTGCCCAGGTCCTCGGTGAGGAGCCAGCCGTTCTGCACCTTCCCGGCGGTCTTCTCGGGCTTGTTCCAGTACTCCTTGAAGCAGATGGGGTTACCCTCGTAGCGGATGGCGATCTCGCCGACCTCCCCCGGTTCGACGGTCGGCTCCGCGGTCTCCGGGTCGACGACGGTGACCTCGTAGCCGGGTGTGGCCAGGCCCATGCTCCCGGGACGTTTCTCGGCCAGGGTGGCGTTCTCTACGACGGCCACGTTGGCCTCCGTCTGGCCGTACCCCTCGTGGACGAGCGCGCCGCCGAAGGTGTCCTCGGCCCACTCGGCGACGGACTCGCCCAGCGACTCGCCGCCGCTGCCGATGACCCGGAGCGAGTCCACGTCGTACCCCTCGCTCGGTACCTGCATCATGAACCGGAGCGCGGTCGGCGGGAGGAACGCCATGGTGATGTCGTAGCGGTCGAGCAGGTCGAACGCCGTCGCGGGGTCGAACTCGCCGCCGTGGTGGGCCAGCACCGGCCGGCCGTAGAACAGCGCCGTGAAGACGATGTTGAACAGCGAGGCGATCCACGCCCACTCGGCCGGCGTCCAGAACCGTGTCCCCTCGCCGAACTCGAAGTTCCCGACCGTCTGGATGCCCGGCAGGTGCCCCAGCAGCACCCGGTGGGCGTGCCGGACGCCCTTCGGGTCGCCCGTCGTCCCGGAGGTGTAGATGAGCAGGGCGTCGTCCTCGGCGTCGGTCTCGACGGCCTCGTGGTCGGGGGACCGGTCGGCCACGGCGTCGTCGTATGAGCGCTCGTCGTCCTCCGGGTCGCCGTCGACGACGAGCACCGACTGGAGGCCGATGTCGTAGTCCGCCCGGGCCCGCCGGAGCGCGTCGACGTTGCTCCCGTCGACGATGCAGGCGTTCGCGTCGGCGTCGGCCAGCCGATAGCCGACGCCGTCCGGGCCGAACAGCGTCGACAGCGGGACCGAGACGGCCCCCAGTTTCCACGCGGCGACGTGAGCGATGGCGGCCTCGGGCTTCTGTGGCAGGTTCACGCCGACCCGGTCGCCCCGCGCGACACCGCTGGCCGCGAGGTGGTTGGCGAGGCGACTCGCCGCGGCCTCGAACTCCGCGAAGGTGTAGGTCCCCTGCTCGCCGGACTCACCCTCGACGAACAGCGCCGTCGCATCGGGCGTCTCCTC from Haloglomus litoreum includes the following:
- a CDS encoding DUF790 family protein, whose product is MLTKDLLRVSRAGGGYHPQFVGDDPDASDLAARVLGVYQGHVAEERATLDEALTDLERDTSDFKLVRGFAKLLEREAAFETRAAVEPRRARAAAFEAAEAVGVVTGAERETALARAAEGLDAAPDDVADSLYADLESRQVLTAFDPRYDPESLVAQYDLSLAQTALFDALEVRVRSAEPKELVSAVKRLRLMYEVRRVAAGDRDAGPGDREVVVTGPSAPFSRSRRYGTRFARLLRTVATAPAWRLEATVDDRGTERELVLTDDDLSVPGTEPVAEPTYDSGVERDFATRFASLDLDWDLVREPEPLASGAHVVIPDFAFDYHHADFRVFFEIMGFWTPAYVEKKLSRLETLEDVTMLVAVDESLGVGEAVAELTEGAIPYRGSVRVKDVVDALRAYEDDLLADAAADLPDELVPEDDVVTLAALAARHGVGAAAVERKAFPGHERVGRTLVRPTVLEALADRIEPGMDLAEVEAVLDEYGLDDASAALSRLGYRVEWEGLSGGTVREK
- a CDS encoding pyridoxamine 5'-phosphate oxidase family protein; its protein translation is MSLDGARLDLDHVRQAVHDSPAAEVATAAGDRPRTYPLSPFYDEEREAVVVTSPPAYAGKVDTVRENPKLSLLFYDADEPFVLYGRGTVRDDDLEANAEYVQDLIRSEPPSEKREGFTKTSSVLDSRIGRFLFGWYALRLVVEVEPVRVEPLGDARPGSLPPWPEQGIDTTEAESYDRLALTVVDEDGWPTTRTVRGVERQGADTLALETPLPVTDGQSACLLCHWHTPDLSKLGQRLFRGRVSTTDGADRVRFEPGSSTSMRNATLLDRLKFIWTGKRRTRAYFRRQEEPGA
- a CDS encoding SLC13 family permease — protein: MALPPVTTGMAVTFGLVFAALALFVSEKLPPDVTAIGILVALAVLEPLTQVSPAEALSGFGSAATLTVLAMYILSEGVQRTGIVERLGLFLGRITGGEERRVLAATVSTTGLSAGFVNNTPVVAVFIPMVTDLAEQAGISRSRLLMPLSFAAMLGGKLTLVGTASNLIASDLAVDLLDRGPIGMFEFTPLGIVVLVVGIVYLVTVGRWLVPERVAVDTDLTEAYEMEDHLSLVTVREESPFVGESVHEVQEVIDGDEEVRADLLRIERDGEGVIAATTDRIVETGDALVVRSTLRDLNRLVERYTLRQLPREVVTEEDLLGERGQLVEAVVLPDSDLVGTSIGESILTRRLDTTVLAVKREGELLREDLAERRLRAGDTLLLQTTPAAAQYLTDTDDLALVREPKRPLGFDEVEPEPLSDRTPIALATLAGVVLVAALDLLPIVIAALAGVFVMLVTDCLSTRQAYDAVSWNVIFLLAGILPLGMALQRTGGAALVAALLAEVSAFVPTLVLLGLVFVVSGLVAALITPVAMTVLMIPVAVDTASRVGADGFAFLLAVLFAGGAAFATPIGYQTNLMVYGPGGYRFTDFTRVGLPLQLLLAVVVTVGIAVLYGV
- a CDS encoding DEAD/DEAH box helicase; this translates as MHFDEGTVLLRGPESVVADLPGVTYDDRSESWRAPAHRYADLRDALAERDVAVVDSVLAPADLPDLTTAYELRDYQRDALDAWRDADCRGVLELPTGSGKTVVAIAAIAARSAPTLVVVPTIDLLDQWERELAAEFDVPVGRLGGGEQRVEDITVSTYDSAYLRADELGGRFELVVFDEVHHLGGEGYRDIARLLAAPARMGLTATFERPDGAHEVIEELVGPVVHRLSADDLAGDHLADFDIKRVAVELTPGERERYEEFQGTFTDYLAQSGIQLRSGSDYQELVKRSGNDPRAREALLAKQRAREVMMNAENKVRELERVLDRHRGDRVIVFTAYTDLVYRLSERFLMPAITHETAAPERREILERFRAGDYSRVVTANVLDEGVDVPDANVAVVLSGSGSEREFTQRLGRVLRPKADGGRALLYELVTEETAEERVARRRR
- a CDS encoding nucleotide exchange factor GrpE — translated: MSEKDAAADGEDAADIDGAVEDDAPTDVEADEDLVARVEESDPETIAREIASLRSARHDAEDAAAEYEERVEELEEKLKRKQAEFQNFKKRMERKQEEQKARATEELVERLLDVRNNLVRALEQDEDADIRGGVRTTLDQFDRVLDAENVVAIEPEPGEEVDPQRHEVLMRVDSDQPEGTVDELHRPGYEMAEKVLQAAQVTVSDGADE